A single region of the Equus przewalskii isolate Varuska chromosome 26, EquPr2, whole genome shotgun sequence genome encodes:
- the C26H9orf43 gene encoding uncharacterized protein C9orf43 homolog isoform X2 has protein sequence MKACGMKPLATWLFVRIHNAGQLSAALREATLESWAPPAKLFRMLKAKRLAHCPSSGFTFTEARSLLSRGSRFDSKLRGRPRKALPGKDLIDDTSRSLERSHGLNKLSVLNLNKIKLPCPQDVRNMVVIWVPEEPEKHVTLAEKKHTVPSLDGEKKGKKSTVKDQSSRVHSGKQSTERQLGPPGISVPPSSPAHLFEQLNSEFTPFWNQLDMLPQELLKHLLPEEKTVPCPEMKTQLAMMRKKGPLEKSRPDSAISARMFLSVHRLTLQRPALRYPGRFKRLYYNLNTEGHSKQPTGRAGAVTEKRIELAFWPPGHRKQQQWQQQRKVKTPPKKQEAKKKSTNDPWRQNASHKPSGAMVYDPRYGRRTLPGQESDKKQQQQMKREGPTLKRGSTERQKMDQSANPLESFPSKENPELSKTELTNQHISTQMEVVLEAQERTPEDLSASTSGRSWNPELKLLRILQGTDDEDEDDQCSGAQSEQSLEG, from the exons ATGAAAGCCTGTGGGATGAAACCACTTGCAACTTGGCTGTTTGTCCGCATCCACAATGCTGGGCAACTATCCGCCGCATTGAGAGAGGCCACCCTCGAATCCTGGGCGCCCCCAGCAAAACTCTTCCGGATGTTGAAG GCCAAGAGACTTGCTCATTGTCCTTCATCAGGATTTACTTTCACCGAGGCTCGCTCTTTATTGTCTCGAGGCTCAAGGTTTGACTCCAAATTGCGAGGCAG GCCTCGGAAGGCTTTACCTGGCAAAGATTTAATTGACGATACTAGTAGATCTCTTGAAAGAAGTCACGGATTAAATAAG CTTTCAGTGCTGAATTTGAATAAGATAAAACTTCCCTGCCCTCAAGATGTTAGAAACATGGTTGTAATCTGGGTCCCAGAAGAACCAGAGAAGCATGTGAC TCTAGCTGAGAAGAAGCATACTGTTCCCAGCCTggatggggagaagaaaggaaagaaatctacAGTG AAAGACCAGTCATCTCGGGTTCACTCTggaaagcagagcacagaaagGCAGCTGGGGCCTCCGGGGATAAGtgtgcctccctcctcccccgcaCACTTGTTTGAGCAACTCAATTCAGAATTCACACCTTTCTGGAACCAACTCGACATGTTACCTCAGGAGCTGTTGAAGCA CCTTTTGCCAGAAGAGAAAACTGTGCCTTGTCCAGAGATGAAGACACAATTGGCCATGATGAGAAAGAAGGGTCCTTTGGAAAAGAGCCGACCTGACAGTGCCATTTCTGCTAGGATGTTTTTATCTGTACACCGCCTCACCCTGCAA agaCCAGCATTGAGATATCCTGGGCGTTTTAAGAGACTATACTATAACCTGAATACAGAAG GGCACAGCAAGCAGCCCACAGGGAGGGCGGGAGCTGTCACAGAGAAGAGGATTGAGCTGGCTTTCTGGCCACCAGGtcacaggaagcagcagcagtggcagcaacaGAGGAAGGTGAAGACACCTCCTAAGAAACAG GAGGCTAAAAAGAAATCCACGAATGATCCATGGAGGCAGAACGCTTCACATAAACCTTCGGGTGCCATGGTTTATGACCCACGCTATG GTCGCAGAACTCTACCAGGTCAGGAAAGTGacaaaaagcagcagcagcagatgaAGAGAGAAGGTCCCACTTTGAAACGG GGTtccacagaaagacaaaagatgGACCAGTCTGCAAACCCCCTGGAGTCCTTCCCCAGTAAGGAGA ATCCTGAATTATCCAAGACAGAACTCACTAATCAGCACATCAGTACTCAGATGGAGGTTGTGCTGGAAGCCCAAGAGAGGACCCCAGAGGACCTTTCAGCCAGTACGTCTGGAAGAAGCTGGAACCCTGAGCTCAAACTACTGAGGATTCTTCAGGGCACTGATGATGAGGACGAGGACGACCAATGTTCTGGGGCACAGAGCGAGCAGTCTCTGGAGGGATAG
- the C26H9orf43 gene encoding uncharacterized protein C9orf43 homolog isoform X9: MKACGMKPLATWLFVRIHNAGQLSAALREATLESWAPPAKLFRMLKAKRLAHCPSSGFTFTEARSLLSRGSRFDSKLRGRPRKALPGKDLIDDTSRSLERSHGLNKLSVLNLNKIKLPCPQDVRNMVVIWVPEEPEKHVTLAEKKHTVPSLDGEKKGKKSTVKDQSSRVHSGKQSTERQLGPPGISVPPSSPAHLFEQLNSEFTPFWNQLDMLPQELLKHLLPEEKTVPCPEMKTQLAMMRKKGPLEKSRPDSAISARMFLSVHRLTLQEAKKKSTNDPWRQNASHKPSGAMVYDPRYGRRTLPGQESDKKQQQQMKREGPTLKRGSTERQKMDQSANPLESFPSKENPELSKTELTNQHISTQMEVVLEAQERTPEDLSASTSGRSWNPELKLLRILQGTDDEDEDDQCSGAQSEQSLEG; encoded by the exons ATGAAAGCCTGTGGGATGAAACCACTTGCAACTTGGCTGTTTGTCCGCATCCACAATGCTGGGCAACTATCCGCCGCATTGAGAGAGGCCACCCTCGAATCCTGGGCGCCCCCAGCAAAACTCTTCCGGATGTTGAAG GCCAAGAGACTTGCTCATTGTCCTTCATCAGGATTTACTTTCACCGAGGCTCGCTCTTTATTGTCTCGAGGCTCAAGGTTTGACTCCAAATTGCGAGGCAG GCCTCGGAAGGCTTTACCTGGCAAAGATTTAATTGACGATACTAGTAGATCTCTTGAAAGAAGTCACGGATTAAATAAG CTTTCAGTGCTGAATTTGAATAAGATAAAACTTCCCTGCCCTCAAGATGTTAGAAACATGGTTGTAATCTGGGTCCCAGAAGAACCAGAGAAGCATGTGAC TCTAGCTGAGAAGAAGCATACTGTTCCCAGCCTggatggggagaagaaaggaaagaaatctacAGTG AAAGACCAGTCATCTCGGGTTCACTCTggaaagcagagcacagaaagGCAGCTGGGGCCTCCGGGGATAAGtgtgcctccctcctcccccgcaCACTTGTTTGAGCAACTCAATTCAGAATTCACACCTTTCTGGAACCAACTCGACATGTTACCTCAGGAGCTGTTGAAGCA CCTTTTGCCAGAAGAGAAAACTGTGCCTTGTCCAGAGATGAAGACACAATTGGCCATGATGAGAAAGAAGGGTCCTTTGGAAAAGAGCCGACCTGACAGTGCCATTTCTGCTAGGATGTTTTTATCTGTACACCGCCTCACCCTGCAA GAGGCTAAAAAGAAATCCACGAATGATCCATGGAGGCAGAACGCTTCACATAAACCTTCGGGTGCCATGGTTTATGACCCACGCTATG GTCGCAGAACTCTACCAGGTCAGGAAAGTGacaaaaagcagcagcagcagatgaAGAGAGAAGGTCCCACTTTGAAACGG GGTtccacagaaagacaaaagatgGACCAGTCTGCAAACCCCCTGGAGTCCTTCCCCAGTAAGGAGA ATCCTGAATTATCCAAGACAGAACTCACTAATCAGCACATCAGTACTCAGATGGAGGTTGTGCTGGAAGCCCAAGAGAGGACCCCAGAGGACCTTTCAGCCAGTACGTCTGGAAGAAGCTGGAACCCTGAGCTCAAACTACTGAGGATTCTTCAGGGCACTGATGATGAGGACGAGGACGACCAATGTTCTGGGGCACAGAGCGAGCAGTCTCTGGAGGGATAG